A genomic segment from Glycine soja cultivar W05 chromosome 18, ASM419377v2, whole genome shotgun sequence encodes:
- the LOC114397133 gene encoding uncharacterized protein LOC114397133, producing the protein MVTKKSKYIYSDIIVVEGNCSAVIQRILPPKHKDSGSVTIPCSIGSVFVGKALIDLGASINLMSISMCRRIGELEIMPTRMTLQLVDRFITRPYGVIEDVLVRVKHFTFPADLVVMDIEEDTEIPLILGRPFMLTASCMVDMGKGKLEMGIDDQKISFDLFDEEKHLLDHNVYSKVEELNNEMVLMARAKLAPDP; encoded by the coding sequence ATGGTAACCAAGAAGAGCAAGTACATTTATAGTGATATTATTGTTGTGGAGGGAAACTGCAGTGCTGTGATTCAAAGAATCCTTCCACCAAAGCATAAGGATTCGGGGAGTGTCACAATCCCTTGCTCTATTGGTTCAGTGTTTGTTGGTAAAGCTCTCATTGATTTGGGGGCCAGTATAAACTTGATGTCTATCTCCATGTGTAGGAGAATTGGAGAGTTGGAGATTATGCCAACTAGAATGACACTACAGCTTGTAGATCGTTTTATAACAAGACCATATGGGGTGATTGAAGATGTTCTAGTAAGGGTGAAGCATTTTACTTTCCCTGCAGATTTAGTGGTTATGGATATTGAAGAGGACACTGAAATTCCCTTGATTTTGGGTCGTCCCTTCATGTTAACAGCCAGTTGCATGGTGGATATGGGAAAGGGTAAGTTGGAAATGGGCATAGATGATCAGAAGATCAGCTTTGACCTATTTGATGAAGAGAAGCACTTACTAGACCATAATGTCTATTCAAAGGTAGAGGAACTTAATAATGAGATGGTTCTGATGGCCAGAGCCAAGCTTGCTCCAGATCCATGA